The following are from one region of the Vicia villosa cultivar HV-30 ecotype Madison, WI unplaced genomic scaffold, Vvil1.0 ctg.002184F_1_1, whole genome shotgun sequence genome:
- the LOC131638119 gene encoding laccase-17-like — translation MAVSVFSSRKIPVFFLSLIVFCMFELAVAGTTTRYHFDIRYQNVTRLCHNKSMVTVNGKFPGPRIVAREGDRLLITVVNNVQNNISIHWHGIRQLRSGWADGPAYVTQCPIQTGQRYVYNYTIKGQRGTLFWHAHISWLRSTVYGPLIILPKKNVPYPFAKPHKEVPIIFGEWFNADTEAIIAQALQTGGGPNVSEAYTINGLPGPLYNCSKKDTFKLKVKLGKTYLLRFINAALNDELFFSIANHTVTVVEADAVYVKPFETNTILIAPGQTTNVLLKTKSHYPNAAFLMTARPYATGLGTFDNTTVAGILEYEIPSNTHNSVASVKKLPLFKPTLPALNDTSFATKFANKLRSLASAKFPANVPQKIDKHFFFTVGLGTNPCTSNQTCQGPNGTMFAASVNNVSFTLPTTALLQSHFSGQSKGVYAPYFPTSPLHPFNYTGTPPNNTMVSNGTKVVVLPFNTSVQLVMQDTSILGAESHPLHLHGFNFFVVGQGFGNYNPSKDPKNFNLADPVERNTVGVPSGGWVAIRFLADNPGVWFMHCHLEVHTSWGLRMAWIVLDGKLPNQKLLPPPADLPKC, via the exons ATGGCTGTTTCCGTTTTTTCGTCACGTAAAATCCCAGTGTTCTTTCTGTCATTGATAGTTTTTTGTATGTTTGAGCTTGCAGTGGCTGGCACTACCACACGCTACCACTTTGAT ATAAGGTACCAAAATGTGACAAGATTGTGCCACAACAAGAGCATGGTGACGGTGAATGGTAAGTTTCCAGGACCTCGCATTGTGGCTAGGGAAGGAGATCGTCTTCTTATCACGGTTGTTAACAATGTGCAAAATAACATCTCTATTCACTG GCATGGAATTCGACAACTTCGATCAGGATGGGCTGATGGACCAGCATATGTGACTCAATGCCCGATCCAAACAGGTCAACGCTATGTTTACAATTACACAATCAAAGGACAAAGAGGCACACTCTTTTGGCATGCTCATATATCTTGGTTAAGATCAACTGTCTATGGTCCACTCATCATACTTCCCAAGAAAAATGTTCCATATCCTTTTGCAAAACCCCACAAGGAAGTTCCTATCATATTTG GAGAATGGTTCAATGCAGATACTGAGGCTATCATAGCACAGGCCCTGCAAACAGGGGGAGGACCAAATGTTTCTGAAGCCTACACAATTAATGGACTTCCAGGCCCATTGTATAACTGCTCTAAAAAAG ATACATTCAAGTTGAAGGTGAAGCTTGGAAAGACTTACCTTCTACGTTTCATCAACGCTGCACTAAATGACGAGTTATTCTTCAGCATTGCAAATCACACTGTCACAGTTGTTGAAGCAGATGCAGTTTATGTAAAACCTTTTGAGACTAACACAATCCTTATTGCACCTGGACAGACCACTAATGTTCTTCTTAAAACCAAGTCTCACTATCCCAATGCAGCATTCTTAATGACTGCTAGACCATATGCCACTGGCCTTGGAACTTTTGACAACACAACTGTTGCTGGTATCTTGGAATATGAAATCCCATCTAATACTCATAACTCAGTTGCTTCAGTGAAAAAGCTTCCACTCTTTAAACCTACTCTCCCAGCACTTAATGACACTTCTTTTGCAACAAAGTTCGCCAACAAACTCCGTAGCCTTGCCAGTGCCAAATTTCCCGCTAACGTTCCCCAGAAAATAGATAAGCACTTTTTCTTCACAGTAGGCCTTGGTACCAATCCCTGCACTAGCAACCAAACTTGTCAGGGACCCAATGGAACAATGTTTGCAGCATCAGTGAATAACGTATCTTTCACACTCCCAACTACCGCACTTCTTCAATCCCACTTCTCTGGACAATCCAAGGGGGTCTACGCTCCTTATTTCCCAACCAGCCCCTTGCACCCGTTCAATTATACTGGCACCCCACCAAACAACACGATGGTGAGCAATGGAACGAAGGTTGTGGTGCTTCCTTTCAACACAAGCGTGCAGCTTGTGATGCAAGACACTAGCATTCTTGGTGCTGAAAGTCATCCTCTCCACTTGCATGGATTTAACTTCTTTGTTGTTGGACAAGGATTTGGTAACTATAATCCAAGTAAGGACCCAAAAAACTTCAATCTTGCTGATCCTGTTGAAAGGAATACAGTTGGTGTACCATCTGGTGGGTGGGTTGCAATCAGATTCCTAGCAGATAATCCAG GGGTATGGTTCATGCATTGTCACTTGGAAGTACATACAAGCTGGGGTCTTAGGATGGCATGGATTGTGTTGGATGGAAAGCTCCCAAACCAGAAGCTGCTTCCACCACCGGCTGATCTACCCAAGTGTTAA